Proteins from a genomic interval of Lolium perenne isolate Kyuss_39 chromosome 1, Kyuss_2.0, whole genome shotgun sequence:
- the LOC127326821 gene encoding vesicle-fusing ATPase: MAGRGYQGGGGGVTATMAVVSTPSQELALTNCAYVSTADIRRFPNALALVGDVLVFALRAHDAVAGGSIALNAIQRRQAKVSAGDSITVSSFAPPDGFKLALLTLELEYTKARSNRAEDLDAVLLAQQLRKRFMDQVMTTGQRVPFEFYGTNYIFTVNQALLEGQESSTPLDRGFLSSDTYIIFEAGPNSGIKVINQKEAASSKLFKHKEFNLEKLGIGGLSNEFTDIFRRAFASRVFPPHVVNKLGIKHVKGMLLYGPPGTGKTLMARQIGKLLNGKDPKIVNGPEVLSKFVGETEKNVRDLFLDAENEQKAQGDHSDLHVIIFDEIDAICKSRGSSRDGTGVHDSIVNQLLTKIDGVEALNNVLLIGMTNRKDLLDEALLRPGRLEVHIEINLPDENGRLQILQIHTSKMKESSFLSPDVNLQELAARTKNYSGAELEGVVKSAVSFALNRQISMDDLTKPLDEESIKVTMDDFVNGLHEITPAFGASTDDLERCRLRGIVDCGKAHKHIFQRAMLLVEQVKVSKGSPLVTCLLEGPAGSGKSALSATVGIDSDFAYVKIISAETMIGFSESSKCAQICKVFEDAYKSQLSIIILDDIERLLEYVAIGPRFSNLISQTLMVLLKRVPPKGKNLLVIGTTSEVGFLESVGMCDVFSVTYHVPKLKKEDAAKVLRHLNVFEEGDIESAAEALDDMPIKKLYMLVEMAAQGPSGGSAEAVYSGEEKIDLNHFFSILSDIIRY; encoded by the exons atggcgggGAGGGGCTaccagggcggcggcggcggcgtcaccgCCACCATGGCGGTGGTCAGCACGCCCAGCCAGGAGCTGGCCCTCACCAACTGCGCATACGTCTCCACCGCCGACATCCGCCGCTTCCCCAACGCCCTCGCCCTCGTCGGCGACGTCCTCGTCTTCGCCCTACG TGCCCACGATGCTGTTGCTGGGGGAAGCATCGCCTTGAACGCCATTCAGCGCCGGCAGGCGAAGGTTTCGGCTGGGGATTCCATCACTGTTAGCAG TTTTGCTCCTCCTGATGGTTTCAAGCTGGCATTGCTCACGTTAGAGCTAGAGTATACCAAGGCAAGATCCAACCGAGCTGAGGAT CTGGATGCTGTCTTGCTTGCCCAACAACTCCGCAAGAGATTTATGGATCAG GTCATGACGACTGGGCAACGAGTGCCATTCGAGTTTTATGGAACAAACTACATATTCACTGTCAATCAAGCTTTGCTAGAAGGTCAAGAGAGTTCCACGCCGTTGGACAGAGGATTCCTTTCAAGTGATACATACATCATATTTGAGGCTGGTCCTAATTCAGGAATTAAG GTCATCAATCAAAAAGAAGCAGCTAGCAGCAAGCTTTTCAAACATAAAGAGTTTAACTTGGAAAAACTAGGAATAGGTGGGTTAAGTAATGAATTCACAGACATTTTCCGTAGGGCATTTGCTTCAAGAGTGTTTCCTCCTCATGTTGTTAACAA ATTGGGCATCAAACACGTAAAGGGTATGTTGCTGTATGGGCCTCCTGGTACTGGCAAGACCCTCATGGCCCGTCAGATTGGAAAACTGTTGAACGGAAAAGATCCCAAG ATTGTGAATGGACCCGAAGTGTTGAGCAAATTTGTTGGAGAAACGGAGAAGAATGTAAGAGATTTGTTTCTTGATGCTGAAAATGAACAGAAGGCACAAG GTGATCATAGTGACCTCCACGTTATCATTTTTGATGAAATTGATGCTATCTGCAAG TCTAGAGGATCCAGCAGAGATGGTACAGGGGTACATGATAGCATTGTAAATCAGCTTCTCACAAAG ATAGATGGTGTTGAGGCTTTGAATAACGTGCTGCTTATTGGAATGACCAATCGTAAGGATTTGCTTGACGAAGCTTTATTGAG ACCGGGACGACTGGAAGTTCATATTGAGATAAACCTGCCAGATGAGAATGGCCGTTTGCAAATTCTTCAAATTCATACAAGCAAGATGAAAGAGAGCTCTTTCCTTTCTCCAGATGTTAATCTTCAAGAGCTAg CTGCAAGGACAAAGAACTACAGTGGAGCAGAGTTGGAAGGTGTTGTTAAAAGTGCAGTTTCATTTGCTTTGAACCGGCAGATAAGCATGGATGACCTCACTAAACCTTTGGATGAGGAAAGTATTAAGGTTACTATGGATGATTTTGTGAATGGACTTCATGAAATTACTCCCGCATTTGGTGCTTCGACTGATGACCTTGAAAGATGCAG ATTACGTGGTATTGTTGACTGTGGCAAGGCACATAAGCACATTTTTCAGAGAGCTATGCTTCTTGTGGAGCAAGTTAAAGTTAGCAAAGGTAGCCCACTTGTGACCTGTCTCTTGGAAGGTCCTGCTGGAAG TGGCAAATCGGCTTTGTCAGCCACTGTTGGCATTGACAGTGATTTTGCGTATGTCAAGATT ATATCGGCAGAGACAATGATTGGTTTCAGTGAAAGCAGCAAGTGTGCACAGATTTGCAAG GTTTTTGAGGATGCTTACAAATCTCAGTTAAGCATCATAATTCTTGATGACATTGAAAG GTTACTGGAGTATGTTGCCATCGGACCACGTTTTTCAAATTTGATCTCACAAACTCTTATGGTCCTCCTCAAAAGGGTTCCTCCTAAG GGCAAGAACTTGCTTGTTATCGGAACAACAAGCGAGGTGGGATTTCTAGAATCCGTTGGTATGTGTGATGTGTTCTCGGTGACCTACCATGTCCCCAAACTCAAGAAGGAGGATGCCGCAAAG GTGTTACGACATCTCAATGTGTTCGAGGAAGGAGACATTGAATCAGCAGCAGAAGCGCTGGATGAT ATGCCGATCAAGAAGCTGTACATGCTTGTTGAAATGGCTGCACAGGGGCCATCAGGGGGAAGCGCGGAGGCCGTTTATTCCGGGGAGGAGAAGATAGACCTCAACCATTTCTTTAGCATCTTGAGCGACATCATCCGCTACTGA